A genomic segment from Streptosporangium roseum DSM 43021 encodes:
- a CDS encoding magnesium transporter CorA family protein → MDRTRLYRNGVLEAEGFPIEDVSDHIGDPSVVVWFDLCSPSPADLEKISEELGLHRLAVEDALHSDQRPKLDTYDSHLFITVYGAKLVRKRLELTEISIFVTKNALVTVRESPHFDIDGVIRRWDANGEMARYGVPYLLHGLLDYVVDGYFDVLQVIDDKVEALEDDLFEDNDADRVHIQRQTYEMRKSLVRFRRLAVPIREVVGSLLRKGVEMLDPALTPYYQDLYDHALRASEWTDSLRELVGNVREAHINQQGFRLNDIMKKITSWAAIIAVPTMITGYYGQNVPYPGFGQPLGFWTSTAAILVASSILYLIFKKRGWL, encoded by the coding sequence ATGGACCGCACTCGCCTTTACCGCAACGGCGTCCTGGAGGCCGAGGGCTTCCCCATCGAGGACGTCTCCGACCACATCGGAGACCCGTCCGTCGTGGTGTGGTTCGACCTGTGCTCGCCCTCGCCCGCGGATCTGGAGAAGATCAGCGAGGAGCTCGGGCTGCACCGGCTCGCCGTCGAGGACGCCCTCCACAGCGACCAGCGGCCCAAGCTGGACACCTACGACAGCCACCTGTTCATCACCGTCTACGGTGCCAAGCTGGTGAGGAAGCGCCTCGAACTCACCGAGATATCGATCTTCGTCACCAAGAACGCCCTGGTCACCGTCAGGGAGAGCCCTCACTTCGACATCGACGGAGTGATCAGGCGCTGGGACGCCAACGGCGAGATGGCCAGGTACGGCGTGCCGTACCTGCTGCACGGCCTGCTCGACTACGTGGTGGACGGCTACTTCGACGTGCTGCAGGTGATCGACGACAAGGTCGAGGCGCTGGAGGACGACCTCTTCGAGGACAACGACGCCGACCGGGTGCACATCCAGCGTCAGACCTACGAGATGCGCAAGAGCCTGGTGCGGTTCCGGCGGCTGGCGGTGCCGATACGCGAGGTCGTGGGCAGCCTGCTCCGCAAGGGCGTGGAGATGCTGGATCCCGCGCTGACCCCCTACTATCAGGACCTCTACGACCACGCGTTGCGTGCCTCCGAGTGGACCGACTCCCTGCGGGAGCTGGTGGGCAACGTCCGGGAGGCCCACATCAACCAGCAGGGCTTCAGGCTCAACGACATCATGAAGAAGATCACGAGCTGGGCGGCCATCATCGCGGTGCCCACGATGATCACCGGGTACTACGGCCAGAACGTGCCGTATCCCGGATTCGGCCAGCCGCTCGGCTTCTGGACCTCCACCGCCGCCATCCTCGTGGCCTCGTCCATCCTCTATCTGATCTTCAAGAAGAGGGGCTGGCTCTAG
- a CDS encoding HNH endonuclease family protein, with product MSTRGVVTVVLGAAVMFSLVSPADSKTRAAPESRARVAPLDNPHGTRPGLAPVRLARDRIAAIRLIKKLRIRGMGPKTGYTRARFGANWADTARGVPYARNGCGTRNDLLARDGEQVRYRRGSDCVVVAMSLRDPYTGRTIRWRKQRADQVQVDHVIPLSYEWRMGASRWPMAKRVRIANDPLNLIPVYGDANQAKGGSGPASWLPPLRRIRCAYVVRFAQVALKYGLPVTRADKAVMLAQCR from the coding sequence GTGAGCACGCGGGGGGTGGTCACTGTCGTTCTGGGTGCCGCGGTGATGTTCTCACTGGTGAGCCCGGCGGACAGCAAAACGAGAGCCGCTCCTGAGAGCCGGGCCAGAGTCGCTCCGCTCGACAATCCGCACGGCACCCGGCCGGGGCTGGCCCCGGTCCGGTTGGCGCGTGACAGGATCGCGGCGATCAGGCTGATCAAGAAGCTGCGGATCAGGGGGATGGGGCCCAAGACCGGCTACACACGGGCCCGTTTCGGCGCCAATTGGGCGGACACGGCGAGGGGCGTGCCGTACGCGCGCAACGGCTGCGGCACCCGCAACGACCTGCTCGCCCGGGACGGCGAGCAGGTGAGATACCGCCGGGGATCGGACTGCGTCGTCGTCGCGATGAGCCTGCGCGACCCCTACACGGGCAGGACGATCCGCTGGCGCAAGCAGCGGGCGGACCAGGTCCAGGTCGACCACGTGATCCCGCTGTCCTACGAGTGGAGGATGGGCGCCTCGCGCTGGCCGATGGCCAAGCGGGTGCGGATCGCCAACGACCCGCTCAACCTGATCCCCGTGTACGGCGACGCCAACCAGGCCAAGGGCGGCTCGGGCCCGGCCTCGTGGCTCCCGCCGCTGCGCCGGATCCGCTGCGCCTACGTCGTGCGCTTCGCCCAGGTCGCCCTGAAGTACGGCCTGCCGGTCACCAGGGCCGACAAGGCCGTCATGCTGGCCCAGTGCCGTTAG
- a CDS encoding DUF4429 domain-containing protein, translating to MAEVMVRDGTWTFDGEILRIVPSRDRGVHKLRQLLGEVAVPLAAVAGIAYEPGKKGGRLRLRLREGADPFTQASRGRISDSACPYQLAVDAGRTGAAEYFVDEVRNALVIEQVPDGPSDRYLMPGPGVPLTVGGGDGTATFDGESFRIEWNWAVEGAKKSAGSQQFPLKDLLGLEWIPSVGLENGHLRFNLRGSVHKLAPKHDPHCLVLWGLEKETRAAALFVAAVLARLPHPSGAAEPQPALDAPAPAAPAAAGDADPDALLRRLRELGDLHRDGVLTEEEFTVAKQALLRRF from the coding sequence ATGGCGGAGGTCATGGTTCGGGACGGGACATGGACGTTCGACGGCGAGATCCTGCGGATCGTGCCCAGCCGCGATCGGGGTGTGCACAAGCTGAGGCAGCTCCTGGGGGAGGTGGCGGTCCCGCTGGCCGCGGTGGCCGGCATCGCCTACGAGCCCGGCAAGAAGGGCGGGCGGCTGCGGCTACGACTACGGGAGGGCGCCGACCCGTTCACCCAGGCCTCGCGCGGGCGGATCTCCGACTCGGCCTGCCCCTACCAGCTGGCCGTCGACGCCGGCCGCACCGGCGCCGCCGAGTACTTCGTCGACGAGGTGCGCAACGCCCTGGTGATCGAGCAGGTGCCCGACGGGCCCAGCGACCGCTACCTGATGCCCGGCCCCGGCGTGCCGCTGACCGTGGGGGGAGGCGACGGCACCGCGACGTTCGACGGCGAGTCGTTCCGCATCGAGTGGAACTGGGCGGTCGAAGGGGCCAAGAAGTCGGCGGGTTCCCAGCAGTTCCCGCTGAAGGACCTGCTCGGCCTGGAGTGGATCCCGTCCGTCGGCCTGGAGAACGGGCACCTCCGATTCAACCTCAGGGGCTCGGTGCACAAGCTGGCCCCCAAGCACGACCCGCACTGCCTGGTCCTGTGGGGCCTGGAGAAGGAGACCCGGGCGGCCGCGCTGTTCGTCGCCGCCGTCCTCGCCCGGCTGCCGCACCCCTCCGGCGCCGCGGAGCCACAGCCCGCTCTCGACGCCCCCGCACCGGCGGCCCCCGCCGCCGCGGGCGACGCCGACCCGGACGCGCTCCTGCGCCGCCTGCGCGAGCTCGGCGACCTGCACCGGGACGGCGTGCTCACCGAGGAGGAGTTCACCGTCGCCAAGCAGGCGCTGCTCCGGCGCTTCTGA
- a CDS encoding aminotransferase class I/II-fold pyridoxal phosphate-dependent enzyme, with the protein MSFSALNLDELTAQRDRALRDYEALVQRGLSLDLTRGKPSGRQLDLASALLALPGGHTAADGTDCRNYGGLQGLPEIREMFGGLLQVPAGQLIAAGNSSLSLMHDSIVHALLGRVPGAERRWVEEPRIAFLCPVPGYDRHFALCERFGIELIAVPMTAEGPDMDVVERLVLEDPQVKGIWCVPKYSNPSGVSYSDETVRRLAAMPAAAPDFRIFWDNAYAVHHLTDTPVEIADLLALCAESGNPDRAFVFGSTSKITFSGGGVAFFGSSPANVAWLLGHMAKGTIGPDKINQLRHVEFLRDEDGVLEHMRRHRELIRPKFDAVDLILTKELGGTGLASWSNPAGGYFIGLDVLEGCARQVVSRAAEAGIALTPAGATHPYGDDPRDSTIRIAPTYPELDEVELAIAGLAVCVRLVGTEKLLEQAR; encoded by the coding sequence GTGAGCTTTTCGGCCCTGAACCTCGACGAGCTGACCGCGCAGCGCGATCGCGCCCTGCGCGACTACGAGGCGCTCGTCCAGCGAGGACTCTCCCTCGACCTCACCCGGGGCAAGCCGTCGGGCAGGCAGCTCGACCTGGCCTCCGCCCTGCTGGCCCTTCCCGGCGGGCACACCGCCGCGGACGGCACCGACTGCCGTAACTACGGGGGGCTGCAGGGCCTCCCCGAGATCCGGGAGATGTTCGGCGGCCTGCTGCAGGTGCCCGCCGGTCAGCTGATCGCCGCGGGCAACTCCAGCCTCTCGCTGATGCACGACTCCATCGTCCACGCCCTGCTCGGCCGGGTGCCGGGCGCCGAGCGCCGGTGGGTGGAGGAGCCGCGGATCGCGTTCCTGTGCCCGGTCCCCGGCTACGACCGCCACTTCGCCCTGTGCGAGCGGTTCGGCATCGAGCTCATCGCCGTGCCGATGACCGCCGAGGGCCCCGACATGGACGTCGTGGAGCGGCTCGTGCTCGAAGACCCCCAGGTCAAGGGGATCTGGTGCGTGCCGAAGTACAGCAACCCCAGCGGTGTCTCCTACAGCGACGAGACGGTGCGCCGCCTGGCGGCCATGCCCGCCGCCGCGCCGGACTTCCGGATCTTCTGGGACAACGCCTACGCCGTGCACCACCTCACGGACACGCCGGTGGAGATCGCCGACCTGCTGGCACTGTGCGCGGAGAGCGGCAACCCCGACCGCGCCTTCGTCTTCGGCTCCACCTCGAAGATCACCTTCAGCGGCGGCGGCGTCGCCTTCTTCGGCTCGTCCCCGGCCAACGTGGCCTGGCTGCTCGGGCACATGGCCAAGGGGACCATCGGCCCCGACAAGATCAACCAGCTCCGCCACGTGGAGTTCCTCCGCGACGAGGACGGCGTCCTGGAGCACATGCGCCGCCACCGGGAGCTGATCCGGCCGAAGTTCGACGCGGTGGACCTGATCCTCACCAAGGAGCTGGGCGGCACCGGCCTGGCGTCCTGGTCCAACCCCGCGGGCGGCTACTTCATCGGTCTCGACGTGCTGGAGGGCTGTGCGCGCCAGGTGGTGAGCCGGGCCGCGGAGGCGGGCATCGCGCTGACCCCCGCGGGCGCCACCCACCCGTACGGCGACGACCCCCGTGACAGCACCATCCGCATCGCGCCCACCTACCCGGAGCTGGACGAGGTGGAGCTCGCCATCGCCGGTCTGGCCGTCTGCGTGCGTCTCGTCGGGACCGAGAAGCTGCTGGAGCAGGCCCGATAG
- a CDS encoding MFS transporter — MSSRILPPSGPPRVLALAQLTNAFGDGAYYVCSALYFTRIVGLSPTQVGFALTLGWALGSVAGVPLGHLADRWGARGAAALLAVATGVAAGSFLFVTSFALFVLAACLYTCCQCGLGAARQALLAGLVDKARRTEVRAHLQATVNAGLAIGAALGGLALHLDTRQAYLAVFAMDALSFLASALVLLRLPAVPPSPPAPAGEPVLAVLRDRPYALISLLNMIMLLHMPLLSLVIPLWIVQRTEAPSWTVSALLVLNTLSVVLFQVRVARRVTGLGTASRSVRQAGLVMLASCAVFALSAAGSSAWAAGAALLVAACLQVLGEMMHASGAWEVGFDLAPQDRQGQYQGFFGAGTAVARMLGPLLLTTLIITWGPPGWLLLGGLFLLAGSAMGPAVRWAERTRAAGSPRPAVAPPLPQESAS; from the coding sequence ATGTCCAGCAGGATCCTCCCGCCCTCCGGCCCGCCACGGGTTCTCGCCCTGGCGCAGCTGACCAACGCCTTCGGCGACGGCGCGTACTACGTCTGCTCGGCGCTGTACTTCACCCGGATCGTGGGGCTCTCCCCGACCCAGGTCGGCTTCGCCCTGACTCTCGGCTGGGCCCTCGGGTCCGTGGCGGGGGTCCCGCTCGGGCATCTCGCCGACCGCTGGGGCGCCCGGGGCGCGGCCGCGCTGCTGGCCGTCGCGACCGGCGTGGCGGCCGGCTCGTTCCTGTTCGTCACGTCCTTCGCCCTGTTCGTCCTGGCCGCCTGCCTCTACACCTGCTGCCAGTGCGGGCTCGGGGCCGCCCGGCAGGCGCTGCTCGCCGGGCTGGTGGACAAGGCGCGGCGGACCGAGGTCCGGGCCCACCTGCAGGCGACGGTGAACGCGGGGCTGGCGATCGGCGCGGCGCTCGGCGGGCTGGCCCTGCACCTCGACACCCGGCAGGCGTATCTGGCGGTCTTCGCGATGGACGCCCTGAGCTTCCTGGCCTCCGCCCTGGTGCTGCTCCGGCTCCCGGCCGTGCCGCCCTCGCCCCCCGCCCCGGCCGGTGAGCCGGTCCTGGCGGTGCTCCGGGACAGGCCCTATGCCCTGATCTCCCTCCTCAACATGATCATGCTGCTCCACATGCCCCTCCTCAGCCTGGTGATCCCGCTGTGGATCGTCCAGCGGACCGAGGCGCCGAGCTGGACGGTCTCGGCGCTGCTGGTGCTCAACACGCTGAGCGTGGTGCTCTTCCAGGTGCGGGTGGCCCGGCGGGTGACCGGCCTGGGCACCGCCTCCCGGTCCGTACGGCAGGCGGGCCTGGTGATGCTCGCCTCGTGCGCGGTGTTCGCGCTGTCGGCGGCCGGATCCTCGGCATGGGCCGCCGGAGCCGCCCTGCTCGTGGCCGCCTGCCTGCAGGTGCTCGGCGAGATGATGCATGCCTCCGGTGCCTGGGAGGTCGGGTTCGACCTGGCCCCGCAGGACAGGCAGGGCCAGTACCAGGGTTTCTTCGGCGCGGGCACGGCGGTCGCGAGGATGCTCGGTCCCCTGCTGCTCACCACATTGATCATCACCTGGGGTCCGCCGGGCTGGCTCCTGCTGGGCGGCCTGTTCCTGCTGGCCGGCTCCGCCATGGGGCCGGCCGTACGCTGGGCGGAACGGACCCGGGCGGCGGGTTCGCCGAGACCCGCGGTGGCACCTCCGCTTCCACAAGAATCAGCCTCTTGA